From a region of the Megalops cyprinoides isolate fMegCyp1 chromosome 13, fMegCyp1.pri, whole genome shotgun sequence genome:
- the LOC118787703 gene encoding cytochrome P450 2D15-like isoform X2, with protein sequence MQAMKEALVTRSVEFAGRPQDLMVNDVTNNKGKTTDPQILFHKAASNIISSVLFGTRYEHDDEFLKLIVRIFTENSKIANGPWAMVYDSLPLLRGFPLPFRKAFQNMETVLKFTADLVAQHKKTRIPGDPRDFVDCYLDEVEKRGDNGSSFGERQLVSFMVDLYFAGTDTTSNTLLTAFLYLMTHPDVQERCQGEIDAVLGEKEQASYEDRHRMPYMQAMIHEAQRVADTVPLSVFHTTTKDTQLMGYDIPKGTLIIPNLSSVLSEESQWKFPHNFNPENFLNQQGEFVKPEAFIPFSAGPRVCLGEGLARMELFLILVTLLRRFQFVWPEDGGVPDYTPVFGITQTPKPYRMGIRLRGT encoded by the exons ATGCAGGCCATGAAGGAGGCGCTGGTCACTCGATCGGTGGAATTCGCAGGACGACCTCAGGACCTGATGGTCAACGATGTAACCAACAACAAAG GCAAAACCACAGACCCCCAGATTCTGTTCCACAAGGCTGCGTCCAATATCATCAGCAGCGTCCTGTTCGGGACTCGGTACGAGCATGACGACGAGTTTCTGAAGCTCATCGTTCGCATCTTCACCGAGAATTCAAAGATCGCCAACGGTCCATGGGCTATG GTTTATGATTCTTTGCCTTTGTTGAGGGGCTTCCCGCTGCCCTTCCGAAAAGCCTTTCAGAACATGGAGACTGTGCTGAAGTTCACAGCAGACCTGGTGGCCCAGCATAAGAAGACCCGAATCCCAGGAGATCCACGGGACTTTGTGGACTGCTACTTGGATGAAGTGGAAAAG AGAGGTGACAATGGTTCCTCCTTCGGTGAAAGACAGTTGGTCTCTTTTATGGTCGACCTCTACTTCGCGGGAACGGACACCACCTCCAACACGCTCCTCACTGCCTTCCTGTACCTCATGACTCACCCAGACGTGCAGG AGAGGTGTCAGGGGGAGATTGACGCGGTGCTCGGGGAGAAGGAACAGGCCTCTTACGAGGACAGACACAGGATGCCCTACATGCAGGCCATGATCCACGAGGCCCAGCGAGTCGCTGACACTGTTCCCCTTAGCGTGTTCCACACCACCACCAAAGACACCCAGCTGATGGGCTACGACATCCCCAAG GGCACCCTCATCATTCCCAACCTCTCCTCTGTTCTGAGTGAGGAGAGCCAGTGGAAGTTTCCCCATAACTTCAACCCTGAGAACTTCCTAAACCAACAGGGGGAGTTTGTGAAGCCAGAGGCCTTCATACCCTTCTCTGCAG ggcCTCGAGTGTGTCTGGGAGAGGGTCTTGCTCGCATGGAGCTTTTCCTGATTTTGGTGACCCTGCTGCGCCGGTTCCAGTTTGTCTGGCCTGAGGATGGTGGGGTACCTGACTACACCCCTGTTTTTGGGATCACCCAGACACCCAAACCCTACAGAATGGGCATCAGGCTGAGGGGAACCTAG
- the LOC118787703 gene encoding cytochrome P450 2D15-like isoform X1 — MLGSLILLWISFCLLLFLFRTQRPKNFPPGPRPVPVFGNLLQLNLKNPLNDLQKLAGRYGKVFSLYIGSRPAVVISGMQAMKEALVTRSVEFAGRPQDLMVNDVTNNKGVVLLNYGPYWKEQRRFALMLLRNFGMGKQSMEERILGEISHIISHLEKNAGKTTDPQILFHKAASNIISSVLFGTRYEHDDEFLKLIVRIFTENSKIANGPWAMVYDSLPLLRGFPLPFRKAFQNMETVLKFTADLVAQHKKTRIPGDPRDFVDCYLDEVEKRGDNGSSFGERQLVSFMVDLYFAGTDTTSNTLLTAFLYLMTHPDVQERCQGEIDAVLGEKEQASYEDRHRMPYMQAMIHEAQRVADTVPLSVFHTTTKDTQLMGYDIPKGTLIIPNLSSVLSEESQWKFPHNFNPENFLNQQGEFVKPEAFIPFSAGPRVCLGEGLARMELFLILVTLLRRFQFVWPEDGGVPDYTPVFGITQTPKPYRMGIRLRGT, encoded by the exons ATGCTGGGCTCCTTGATTCTGCTGTGGATCAgcttctgcctcctcctcttcctcttcagaaCTCAGAGGCCAAAAAACTTCCCCCCTGGACCCCGTCCCGTCCCAGTTTTTGGgaacctgctgcagctgaaccTGAAAAATCCCCTTAACGACCTACAGAAG CTGGCAGGGCGGTATGGGAAGGTGTTCAGTCTGTACATCGGGAGCAGGCCGGCCGTGGTGATTAGCGGTATGCAGGCCATGAAGGAGGCGCTGGTCACTCGATCGGTGGAATTCGCAGGACGACCTCAGGACCTGATGGTCAACGATGTAACCAACAACAAAG GAGTCGTCTTGCTGAATTATGGGCCCTACTGGAAGGAACAGCGGAGATTTGCCCTGATGCTGCTGCGGAATTTTGGCATGGGGAAACAATCCATGGaggagaggattctgggagagaTTTCACACATAATCTCACACTTGGAAAAGAATGCTG GCAAAACCACAGACCCCCAGATTCTGTTCCACAAGGCTGCGTCCAATATCATCAGCAGCGTCCTGTTCGGGACTCGGTACGAGCATGACGACGAGTTTCTGAAGCTCATCGTTCGCATCTTCACCGAGAATTCAAAGATCGCCAACGGTCCATGGGCTATG GTTTATGATTCTTTGCCTTTGTTGAGGGGCTTCCCGCTGCCCTTCCGAAAAGCCTTTCAGAACATGGAGACTGTGCTGAAGTTCACAGCAGACCTGGTGGCCCAGCATAAGAAGACCCGAATCCCAGGAGATCCACGGGACTTTGTGGACTGCTACTTGGATGAAGTGGAAAAG AGAGGTGACAATGGTTCCTCCTTCGGTGAAAGACAGTTGGTCTCTTTTATGGTCGACCTCTACTTCGCGGGAACGGACACCACCTCCAACACGCTCCTCACTGCCTTCCTGTACCTCATGACTCACCCAGACGTGCAGG AGAGGTGTCAGGGGGAGATTGACGCGGTGCTCGGGGAGAAGGAACAGGCCTCTTACGAGGACAGACACAGGATGCCCTACATGCAGGCCATGATCCACGAGGCCCAGCGAGTCGCTGACACTGTTCCCCTTAGCGTGTTCCACACCACCACCAAAGACACCCAGCTGATGGGCTACGACATCCCCAAG GGCACCCTCATCATTCCCAACCTCTCCTCTGTTCTGAGTGAGGAGAGCCAGTGGAAGTTTCCCCATAACTTCAACCCTGAGAACTTCCTAAACCAACAGGGGGAGTTTGTGAAGCCAGAGGCCTTCATACCCTTCTCTGCAG ggcCTCGAGTGTGTCTGGGAGAGGGTCTTGCTCGCATGGAGCTTTTCCTGATTTTGGTGACCCTGCTGCGCCGGTTCCAGTTTGTCTGGCCTGAGGATGGTGGGGTACCTGACTACACCCCTGTTTTTGGGATCACCCAGACACCCAAACCCTACAGAATGGGCATCAGGCTGAGGGGAACCTAG